A single Bos mutus isolate GX-2022 chromosome 16, NWIPB_WYAK_1.1, whole genome shotgun sequence DNA region contains:
- the IL10 gene encoding interleukin-10, whose product MPSSSALLCCLVFLAGVAASRDASTLSDSSCIHFPTSLPHMLRELRAAFGRVKTFFQMKDQLHSLLLTQSLLDDFKGYLGCQALSEMIQFYLEEVMPKAENHGPDIKEHVNSLGEKLKTLRLRLRRCHRFLPCENKSKAVEKVKRVFSELQERGVYKAMSEFDIFINYIETYVTTKMQK is encoded by the exons ATGCCCAGCAGCTCAGCCCTGCTCTGTTGCCTGGTCTTCCTGGCTGGGGTGGCAGCCAGCCGAGATGCGAGCACCCTGTCTGACAGCAGCTGTATCCACTTCCCAACCAGCCTGCCCCACATGCTGCGGGAGCTCCGAGCTGCCTTCGGCAGGGTGAAGACTTTCTTT CAAATGAAGGACCAACTGCACAGCTTACTGTTGACCCAGTCTCTGCTGGATGACTTTAAG GGTTACCTGGGTTGCCAAGCCTTGTCGGAAATGATCCAGTTTTACCTGGAAGAGGTGATGCCAAAGGCTGAGAACCACGGGCCTGACATCAAGGAGCACGTGAACTCGCTGGGGGAGAAGCTGAAGACCCTCCGGCTCCGGCTGCGGCGCTGT CATCGCTTTCTGCCCTGCGAAAACAAGAGCAAGGCGGTGGAGAAGGTGAAGAGAGTCTTCAGTGAG CTCCAAGAGAGGGGTGTCTACAAAGCCATGAGTGAGTTTGACATCTTCATCAACTACATAGAAACCTACGTGACAACGAAGATGCAAAAGTGA